In the genome of Curtobacterium sp. MCLR17_036, the window ACAGCACGAAGGCCCCGGTCACCAGACCGGGGCCTTCGTCGTTCCGGGCCACGCCGGCAGGCACCACGCCCGCCGGGGCTCGGTCAGCCGGCGCCGCCGAACCGCTCGGCACGTACGTCAGCGGTGTCGTGGCCGAGCTCGCCGAGCCACTGCAGCACCTGCTCGACGAACGGCGTCGAGCCGCACACGTACACCAGCGCCCCGGTCTCCGGCGGGAACACGGCCTCGGCGAGGCGGTCACGCGTGAGCCGGCCGGCCGGTGCCACCGCACCGTCCGGTGCGCGTCGGGTGTGCACGACCGTGACGTCGAGCGGCGCCGTCGGCACCGCCACGGCACGCTCGAGCTCGGCGCGGAAGAACAGGTCCTCCGGGGTGCGCACCGACACGAGCAGCCGGAAGGGCGTGGGGTCGGCCGCGTCGGCGTGCGCCGTGGCGATCGCGGCGAGCGGCACGATGCCCGAGCCGCCGGCGATGAGCTGCACGGGGCG includes:
- a CDS encoding FAD-binding oxidoreductase, which gives rise to MTDPTPTLAPASRRPAWYPATIAAVAPETPNARRIVLDVPGWPGSAPGQHVDVRLTAEDGYQASRSYSLASSGGGGTVVLAVDRVEDGEVSPFLVDAAEVGDAVEVQGPLGGWFVWRPGESTRPVQLIAGGSGIVPLAAIATAHADAADPTPFRLLVSVRTPEDLFFRAELERAVAVPTAPLDVTVVHTRRAPDGAVAPAGRLTRDRLAEAVFPPETGALVYVCGSTPFVEQVLQWLGELGHDTADVRAERFGGAG